Part of the Lolium rigidum isolate FL_2022 chromosome 6, APGP_CSIRO_Lrig_0.1, whole genome shotgun sequence genome, GAGATAGCGGCCTTTGAGCCGAATGATATCATGGTATGTTCAGAGTACTATGGTGAATATTTTTCTCCCCTGCATTCTCTGGTTAAATCTGTTGTTAATCGTGTTTAGGGTGAGTGTTATAAGATATCCAGTATAATTACCGATGTTTTCATAACCAAGGGTTGGTATTATATAAGCTGCAAAGAATATTGGAAAATGGTTACTTTAGAGGATGGAGTATACAAATGTCCTTGGTGTCCCACTGTTATACATCTGCCCAGGTATAGTGCACCTGATTTCCATGTCCTCCGTTTTTCGTGATGTATATTGCTTACTTTATTTTACCCTTTTTATGTTCTGTTTGTTAGACACTAATTCTTATTTTTTTATGTCATTGCTCTGCCAGGTATAGGCTCATTGTTGGAGCAGTTGACACTGGTTCTACAGATCCTCTCGCTGCCAAATTTACGGACCTTTATTTGTTTGGGCCTCGTGAGGAAACGGTCGTCCAAAAAGAGGATCTTCATTTGTTTGGACCTCCTGAGGAAACTGTCGTCCGAAAAGAGGCGTTGCTGCTTGTGTCAAGTGTAAGAGGACTAACTAATGCAGTGCCCAAGTTTTTACTTGAGAATTCAGTGTTGTTCTACTCATAGACGTGAATGACTATACTCATTGCACAACTACCTCCAGGTACAAATTGTTGAGCCGATTGTCCATGCCAATGTTGTCTTGCGAGAGGGAGTGAATTGTTCAGCTGTAGGTCAGGACAATGTTGGCATCCCTGCTCCTGAAACCCCAAAGCATGTTCCAGATCCTGCTGAGACATCAACTCTGCCACTGTTCATGGATCTCACGCCACAGACTGCACGCAACATATTCAGCTTCCGTTATTGATGAGGTATAATTGTACTGTCTTTGCAGGACATCAGTGTTTTTGCGTTTCTGACAGGCGATGTATTTCTATTGTAGACTGCCTCCGATTCCATTGGGAGAATGAAGCGCAACAATCCCGGTGATGGCGAGCACCCAGGTCGAAGAAAGGGTTACATTTTTCGGATGCTGATGACTAGGTTCCTGGGCACGTGTTTGTGAGCTTAACGTGAAGAGCATGGTGGTTCTATTGTCAGCGATTTTTTTTATGCTGGTGTTTTTACTGTCTACAAGCTACTATTTGGCTGGTGTATGCAACAAGGTTGCTTCGCTATGGCCCCCGGTTCTGTTGTTCAAGGCTCATATGTTTGGGCCCCGAGTCCTCTTCTATCTTTATACATCTTGGGACAGTCTGACTGTTTAGACTATGTCTTTTTCATTCTACTTTTAGACTATGGCTATTAAGATGTACTCTATACTAAACTGGATGCAACTAACTCTCCGCAATATCTTATCTCGGCTAAACTGTCATGTGGACTATGTAATGGGACATGAATAAAATTAGCGCGCTCTTTTGTTTTCCTGCTGTATGTAACAAGGGCCAAACATAGTGAACCTCTACCCCACACCGCTTTATTTCATAATTTGCAAATATTTATATTGCCTCAAGGGGGTATAACATGTTGCACTCAACAtttttttgaacaagagaagGGTCCAAACGACCAAGAAGCTTCAATAACTGTGGTTGGACAACTTTAGAAGCAGGACCCTAAGCATTACAGAAAGTACATAATGGTTCCCACACTTGGCAAATAGAATGTTGAAATAAACTGAGAAAAGCGACCCAGCCTTTCTCCACCGTTGGTGCTTCAGAGCTTCGAAGCAATGGTCATGCTTAAACTGAAGTTCCTCTGCTTTGGCACGGCTGCCTGGAGGAAGAAAACCCATGGGCGCAAGTAGCACCGATGCTTCAGAGC contains:
- the LOC124664849 gene encoding uncharacterized protein LOC124664849, producing the protein MGECYKISSIITDVFITKGWYYISCKEYWKMVTLEDGVYKCPWCPTVIHLPRYRLIVGAVDTGSTDPLAAKFTDLYLFGPREETVVQKEDLHLFGPPEETVVRKEALLLVSSVQIVEPIVHANVVLREGVNCSAVGQDNVGIPAPETPKHVPDPAETSTLPLFMDLTPQTARNIFSFRY